In Melioribacteraceae bacterium 4301-Me, a genomic segment contains:
- a CDS encoding acyl-CoA dehydrogenase family protein: MSMFKGVDYIEIDSLFSQEEILVRNTVREFVELEVLPVIEKHYREGTFPMHLIPKMAELGLFGSNLPSKYGCAEMNNVAYGLVMQELERGDSGIRSFVSVQSALVMYPIYTFGDENQKDYWLPKLAKGEKIGCFGLTEPDYGSNPAGMITRAEKVEGGYLLNGAKMWITNGSIADVAVVWAKLDGVIRGFLVEKGAEGFTAPEMKGKHSLRASVTSELIFQDVFVPEKNILPKSDGLKSPLMCLNQARYGIAWGVVGSMMACYDTALNYAKSRIQFSKPIAAYQITQEKLVYMLTEITKAQLLNVQLGRLKDKGTVKHTQISMAKRNNCEKALEIARMSREILGANGILDEYPVMRHSANLESVKTYEGTHEMHTLIIGEDITGYSAFD; the protein is encoded by the coding sequence ATGTCAATGTTTAAGGGTGTAGATTATATAGAAATCGATTCACTGTTCAGTCAAGAAGAAATTCTTGTTAGAAATACTGTACGTGAATTTGTTGAATTAGAAGTTCTGCCTGTCATTGAAAAACATTACCGTGAGGGCACATTTCCAATGCATTTAATACCCAAAATGGCTGAATTAGGTCTTTTTGGGAGTAATTTGCCAAGCAAATACGGTTGTGCCGAAATGAATAATGTAGCTTACGGCTTAGTAATGCAAGAACTTGAGCGGGGTGATAGCGGAATTAGAAGTTTTGTCTCTGTGCAAAGCGCACTGGTTATGTATCCAATATATACTTTCGGTGATGAGAATCAAAAAGATTATTGGCTGCCTAAGCTTGCTAAAGGAGAAAAAATTGGCTGCTTTGGTTTAACTGAGCCGGATTATGGTTCTAACCCAGCAGGAATGATAACTCGTGCTGAAAAAGTAGAAGGGGGATATTTGCTGAACGGTGCTAAAATGTGGATTACAAATGGTAGTATTGCCGATGTAGCTGTTGTCTGGGCTAAACTTGATGGGGTAATTAGAGGCTTCTTAGTTGAAAAAGGTGCTGAAGGATTTACAGCACCCGAAATGAAAGGTAAACATTCTTTAAGGGCATCGGTAACTTCTGAATTAATATTCCAAGATGTTTTTGTGCCAGAAAAAAATATTTTGCCAAAAAGTGATGGGCTTAAATCACCTTTAATGTGCTTGAACCAAGCAAGATACGGAATTGCATGGGGAGTTGTAGGTTCTATGATGGCGTGCTACGATACTGCATTAAATTATGCAAAATCAAGAATTCAGTTTAGTAAGCCAATTGCAGCTTATCAAATTACTCAAGAAAAGCTGGTCTATATGCTCACAGAGATAACAAAGGCTCAACTGCTGAATGTACAATTGGGCCGATTGAAAGACAAAGGAACGGTAAAACATACACAAATTTCAATGGCAAAAAGAAATAATTGTGAAAAAGCACTTGAAATTGCCAGAATGTCTAGAGAGATTTTAGGTGCTAATGGAATTTTAGATGAATATCCTGTTATGCGTCATTCTGCTAATCTTGAATCAGTTAAAACTTATGAAGGTACTCATGAAATGCACACCTTAATAATTGGTGAAGATATTACTGGCTATTCAGCTTTTGATTGA
- a CDS encoding regulatory protein RecX, which yields MIIQSIQKKGNNVIITFDNSETITVAYQSAVKKGLRKNDVLSDSDLEELKIDSERLKIKDYIFKLLSRREHSSYELKRKLIQKKFNHQLVENVINEFLEKGYINDTLFAENYYKQNIVKKKIGINKLKADLLKRGIEGKVIDKLIDENRDTDLLINNAVILAQKRINYLIKIYSDKNKIRQKVFSYLQNKGFEYEIIKSALRQLDINIEDD from the coding sequence ATGATAATTCAATCAATACAAAAGAAGGGAAATAATGTTATTATCACCTTTGATAACTCTGAAACTATAACTGTAGCTTATCAATCTGCTGTTAAAAAAGGTCTTAGAAAAAATGATGTGTTATCAGATTCTGATTTAGAAGAACTTAAAATTGACTCAGAAAGACTTAAAATAAAAGATTATATCTTCAAACTGTTATCACGAAGAGAGCATTCATCCTACGAACTTAAAAGAAAACTCATTCAAAAAAAATTTAATCATCAATTGGTTGAAAACGTTATTAATGAATTTTTGGAAAAGGGCTATATAAACGACACTTTATTTGCTGAAAATTATTATAAACAAAATATTGTTAAAAAAAAGATTGGCATAAATAAATTAAAAGCCGATTTATTAAAACGAGGAATTGAAGGAAAAGTAATAGATAAATTGATTGATGAAAATCGAGATACTGACTTACTGATTAATAATGCTGTTATATTAGCTCAAAAAAGAATTAACTACTTAATAAAAATTTATTCAGACAAAAATAAAATTCGACAGAAAGTTTTCTCTTATCTTCAAAATAAGGGTTTTGAATACGAAATAATAAAAAGCGCTTTGAGACAATTAGATATAAATATTGAAGACGATTGA
- the recA gene encoding recombinase RecA: MANDKDAKMKILEDTISNIEKTYGKGTIMKLGDGVINELESISTGSISLDYALGIGGVPRGRIVEIFGPESSGKTTLCLHIIAEAQKKGGLAAFIDAEHALDVNYAKRLHVDTNNLLLSQPDFGEQALEIVDTLIRSNALDVIVVDSVAALVPRAEIEGDMGDPQMAMQARLMSQALRKITGAISKSKTCVIFTNQLRSKIGIMFGNPETTTGGNALKFYASVRLDIRRIAAIKDGQNVVGNRTKVKVVKSKVAPPFKEVEFDILYNEGISKAGDLIDLASELNIIKKSGAWFTYNDERYQGREQFRQKLMEDNELMTKLENEVKISLGMIPKEAQEGTQQEKELETKKQKSK, encoded by the coding sequence ATGGCAAACGATAAAGATGCTAAAATGAAAATACTCGAAGACACGATTTCTAATATCGAGAAAACCTACGGTAAAGGCACAATAATGAAATTGGGCGATGGCGTTATAAATGAGCTGGAATCAATTTCGACTGGCTCAATTTCCCTTGATTATGCTTTGGGTATTGGCGGGGTACCGCGAGGCAGAATTGTAGAAATATTTGGACCTGAATCTTCTGGTAAAACTACACTATGCCTTCATATTATTGCTGAAGCTCAAAAGAAAGGTGGACTTGCTGCATTTATCGATGCTGAACATGCACTAGATGTTAATTATGCTAAACGTTTGCATGTTGATACTAATAATCTTTTGCTTTCTCAACCCGATTTTGGAGAACAAGCATTAGAAATTGTTGATACTTTAATTCGAAGTAATGCATTAGATGTAATTGTAGTTGATTCTGTTGCTGCACTCGTGCCACGCGCCGAAATAGAAGGCGATATGGGAGACCCGCAGATGGCCATGCAAGCAAGATTAATGTCTCAAGCTCTACGAAAAATTACCGGCGCTATTAGTAAATCAAAAACATGTGTGATTTTCACAAATCAACTCAGAAGCAAAATTGGAATTATGTTTGGCAACCCTGAAACTACAACCGGCGGTAATGCATTAAAATTCTATGCAAGTGTAAGATTAGACATTCGCAGAATTGCTGCCATTAAAGATGGACAAAATGTTGTGGGCAATAGAACCAAAGTTAAAGTCGTTAAAAGTAAGGTCGCACCACCGTTTAAAGAAGTTGAATTTGATATTCTTTATAACGAAGGAATAAGTAAAGCAGGTGATTTGATTGACCTCGCTTCTGAATTGAACATTATAAAGAAAAGTGGTGCTTGGTTTACTTACAACGATGAACGTTATCAAGGGAGAGAACAATTTAGGCAAAAATTAATGGAAGATAACGAACTAATGACAAAATTAGAAAATGAGGTAAAAATTTCCTTAGGTATGATTCCAAAAGAAGCTCAAGAGGGAACTCAACAAGAGAAAGAATTAGAGACAAAGAAACAAAAAAGTAAATGA
- the thpR gene encoding RNA 2',3'-cyclic phosphodiesterase — MNRLFIAAEIPEDALNKLIEIRDNIYNDPRIKWEPKEKLHITLKFLGDVEEEKNKKLIETIANVLKDKAKFDLFFEKFGFFKKAGQPRILWVKTNDSEQLKIIQHEIDNCCNELGFPKENREFKPHVTLLRIRGNEDIQKIYKFSNHIFPKITFTVSNIILFKSELKSTGSVYHKIKNFNLH; from the coding sequence ATGAATAGATTGTTTATTGCAGCTGAAATTCCTGAAGATGCTTTAAATAAATTAATTGAAATAAGAGATAACATCTACAACGATCCGAGAATTAAATGGGAACCTAAAGAAAAACTTCATATTACATTGAAATTCTTAGGTGATGTAGAAGAAGAAAAAAACAAAAAGCTGATTGAAACAATTGCAAATGTGCTTAAAGATAAAGCCAAGTTTGATCTCTTTTTTGAAAAATTTGGATTTTTCAAGAAAGCTGGACAGCCAAGAATTCTTTGGGTGAAAACAAACGATTCAGAACAGTTAAAAATAATCCAACATGAAATTGACAATTGTTGTAATGAATTAGGATTTCCTAAAGAAAACAGAGAGTTTAAACCACATGTTACATTATTAAGAATTAGAGGTAATGAGGATATTCAAAAAATTTATAAGTTTAGTAATCATATATTTCCTAAAATAACTTTTACCGTCTCAAATATAATTTTATTTAAAAGTGAGCTTAAATCTACTGGTTCGGTATATCACAAAATAAAAAACTTTAACTTACATTAA
- a CDS encoding competence/damage-inducible protein A — protein MKAQIITIGDEIIIGQTLNTNAAFIGEQLTKLNITVTKTSVVPDEEKEILKEFKDAYQNNNIVIVTGGLGPTHDDVTRKCVVNFFKTELVTDQNVLNDIKKFFETRGRPLTKVNQEQALVPKIATAIRNSRGTAPGIWIEKEEKIFVAMPGVPYEMEGMMESFVIPKLTEKIGTQKQFIQRVNLLTTGIPESLLFEKLGDLDKLLEGAKLAFLPNQFGVKLRLTVKEESIEKAHNKLTEIEQKIRTIIGRYIYGKEDDTLESVVAKLLTERGLRISVAESCTGGLISNRLTNISGSSNYFDRGVVAYSNAAKVELLKVNEDVIQKYGAVSMEVCRQMAEGVRAISGSDIGLAVTGIMGPTGATDNKPVGLVYIGICDEKICTAREYRFGDNRLLNKDRTAQAALDMLRRNLLGIPYDE, from the coding sequence ATGAAAGCACAAATTATTACTATTGGTGACGAAATAATTATTGGTCAAACTCTCAACACTAATGCAGCATTTATTGGTGAACAGTTAACTAAACTAAATATTACTGTGACAAAAACAAGTGTTGTTCCTGACGAAGAAAAAGAAATATTGAAAGAATTTAAAGATGCATACCAAAATAATAATATTGTAATTGTTACTGGTGGTTTGGGACCAACACACGATGATGTAACACGAAAATGTGTTGTCAATTTTTTTAAAACTGAGCTGGTAACAGACCAAAACGTGTTAAACGATATTAAAAAATTTTTTGAAACGCGCGGTAGACCATTAACAAAAGTAAACCAAGAACAAGCATTAGTGCCTAAAATTGCTACAGCAATTAGAAATTCAAGAGGAACTGCACCAGGTATTTGGATTGAAAAAGAAGAAAAAATTTTTGTAGCTATGCCGGGAGTACCTTACGAAATGGAAGGTATGATGGAAAGTTTTGTAATTCCAAAATTAACAGAAAAAATAGGTACGCAGAAACAGTTTATTCAAAGAGTGAATTTGCTTACTACAGGTATACCAGAATCACTTTTATTTGAAAAGTTAGGTGACTTGGATAAGTTGTTAGAAGGTGCTAAACTAGCTTTCTTGCCAAATCAATTTGGAGTAAAATTAAGACTAACAGTAAAAGAAGAATCAATTGAGAAAGCACATAACAAACTAACAGAAATTGAACAGAAAATTAGAACAATTATTGGTCGATATATTTACGGTAAAGAAGATGATACTCTTGAATCAGTAGTAGCTAAGTTATTAACTGAAAGGGGATTAAGAATTTCTGTAGCAGAATCATGCACGGGCGGCTTAATTTCTAATAGACTTACAAATATAAGCGGTAGTAGTAATTATTTCGATAGAGGTGTAGTTGCATACAGTAATGCCGCTAAAGTAGAATTGCTAAAGGTTAACGAGGATGTAATACAAAAATACGGCGCTGTTAGTATGGAAGTTTGCAGACAAATGGCAGAAGGCGTAAGGGCAATTAGCGGCTCTGATATTGGTCTTGCAGTAACAGGCATTATGGGACCCACTGGAGCCACAGATAATAAACCTGTGGGCTTAGTTTATATCGGCATTTGTGATGAGAAAATCTGTACAGCGCGGGAGTACCGATTTGGCGATAATAGATTGTTAAATAAAGACAGGACAGCTCAAGCTGCATTAGACATGCTAAGAAGAAATTTGTTAGGAATTCCTTACGATGAATAG
- a CDS encoding phosphatidylglycerophosphatase A, with product MKINFIEKIIGSVFFTGYFPWATGTFASFIALCFYLIPGFENPTLLLILISVLIVFGIGLAEKFEKSYGKDPKEFTLDELIGTWISFLFLPKSIFLIVPAFLIWRIMDIIKPFPIRKIEKLRGGWGVVLDDVVAAFYSFIIIQITLNLFYNSLI from the coding sequence TTGAAAATTAATTTTATTGAAAAAATTATTGGTTCAGTTTTTTTTACAGGCTATTTCCCATGGGCCACAGGAACATTTGCTAGCTTTATAGCGCTTTGTTTTTACTTAATACCCGGTTTCGAAAACCCTACTTTATTGCTTATCCTTATTTCTGTTTTAATTGTGTTCGGTATTGGTCTGGCTGAAAAGTTTGAGAAAAGTTATGGCAAGGACCCAAAGGAATTTACACTTGACGAACTCATTGGTACTTGGATTTCTTTTCTCTTTTTACCTAAAAGCATTTTTTTAATTGTACCAGCTTTTTTGATATGGCGTATAATGGATATTATTAAACCCTTCCCAATAAGAAAAATTGAAAAATTACGCGGTGGATGGGGTGTGGTTTTAGATGATGTTGTTGCAGCTTTTTATTCTTTCATTATAATTCAGATAACATTAAATTTATTTTATAATTCACTCATTTAA
- the pgsA gene encoding CDP-diacylglycerol--glycerol-3-phosphate 3-phosphatidyltransferase yields MILPNQLTTLRIILTPIFLFLFLSEEPLLKQISLIVFLIAAISDWYDGWLARKFNYITSWGKFLDPLADKILTSTAFLGFVFVGVLEFWMVILIIVRDIFITLLRAYAEYKNVSFTTSRFAKWKTFIQMSFLYYLLLIYTAKTIDYVNDYYSFILVRLSNAIFIYYMMLFVTIITVISGVSYLYSNRYLIKRLFSLEN; encoded by the coding sequence ATGATACTTCCTAATCAATTAACTACGTTACGAATAATACTTACACCCATTTTTCTTTTTTTATTCTTGTCTGAAGAACCATTGCTTAAGCAAATTTCCTTAATTGTTTTTTTAATAGCAGCAATTAGTGACTGGTATGATGGCTGGTTGGCTAGAAAATTCAATTACATTACCAGCTGGGGAAAGTTTTTAGACCCTTTAGCTGACAAAATTTTAACTTCTACTGCTTTTCTTGGGTTTGTTTTTGTGGGTGTGTTAGAATTTTGGATGGTTATATTGATTATCGTTAGAGATATATTCATTACTTTATTACGTGCTTATGCTGAATATAAAAACGTTTCTTTTACAACAAGTAGATTTGCAAAATGGAAAACTTTTATCCAAATGTCTTTTCTTTATTATTTGTTGTTAATTTATACTGCTAAAACTATTGACTATGTAAACGATTACTACAGTTTTATTTTGGTAAGATTATCAAATGCTATATTTATATATTACATGATGCTTTTTGTAACTATTATTACAGTGATTAGCGGCGTTTCATATTTGTATTCTAACAGATATTTAATTAAAAGGTTGTTTAGTCTTGAAAATTAA
- a CDS encoding DUF971 domain-containing protein: MLPVQIKVIEKKYLHIKWDDNTESKIKLANLRKYCPCANCTGEKENQSLSYIPIYSNEQLTITSINIVGNYALNIIWKDGHNTGIYEFNFLKNISDNIAAEA; the protein is encoded by the coding sequence ATGTTACCAGTTCAAATAAAAGTTATTGAAAAAAAATATTTACATATTAAATGGGATGATAATACTGAAAGCAAAATTAAACTTGCTAATCTTAGAAAATATTGTCCTTGCGCCAATTGTACTGGTGAGAAAGAAAACCAAAGTCTTTCTTATATCCCCATATACTCTAACGAACAACTTACAATAACAAGCATCAACATAGTTGGTAATTACGCCTTGAATATAATTTGGAAAGATGGACACAATACAGGTATTTATGAATTCAATTTTCTAAAAAATATTTCTGACAATATTGCAGCAGAAGCATAG
- a CDS encoding phosphoribosylaminoimidazolesuccinocarboxamide synthase — MEQVITQTNFSDLKLYKKGKVRDIYDLGENYLMVSTDRLSAFDVIMNEGIPYKGKVLTKISKFWFDYVSDLIPNHVISTNVEDFPMECQKYSSILKDRTMLVKKSKLIEMECIVRGYISGSGWNDYKLTGSICGIKLPKGLRESEKLPEPIFTPSTKAQLGVHDENIDEQKAKSLIGSDVYNFIKEKAIAIYNRASDYADSKGIIIADTKMEFGFYNDSIILIDELLTPDSSRFWPKNEYEIGKTQNSFDKQYVRNYLLSINFNKKPPAPKLPGYVIENTSKKYLEALKILTGITLN; from the coding sequence ATGGAACAAGTTATAACTCAAACAAATTTTAGTGATTTAAAACTCTATAAGAAAGGAAAAGTGAGGGATATTTATGACTTGGGGGAAAATTATTTAATGGTATCTACAGACAGGCTTTCAGCTTTTGATGTAATTATGAACGAAGGAATTCCTTACAAAGGTAAGGTGCTTACTAAAATTTCAAAATTTTGGTTTGATTATGTCTCTGATTTAATCCCAAATCATGTTATCTCAACAAATGTTGAAGATTTCCCGATGGAATGTCAAAAATATTCCTCAATACTTAAAGATAGGACTATGCTTGTAAAAAAATCCAAATTGATAGAAATGGAATGTATTGTACGCGGCTATATTTCTGGTTCTGGCTGGAACGATTATAAATTAACTGGCTCAATTTGTGGAATAAAATTGCCAAAGGGCTTGAGGGAATCTGAGAAACTGCCTGAACCTATTTTTACCCCTTCCACTAAAGCACAATTGGGTGTTCACGATGAAAATATTGACGAACAAAAAGCAAAATCATTGATTGGTAGTGATGTTTATAACTTTATCAAAGAGAAGGCAATTGCAATATACAACAGAGCATCCGACTATGCCGATTCAAAGGGAATTATTATCGCAGATACCAAAATGGAATTTGGCTTTTATAACGATTCTATAATTTTAATCGATGAATTGCTTACACCGGATTCATCGCGTTTTTGGCCAAAGAATGAATACGAAATTGGCAAAACTCAAAATAGTTTCGATAAACAATATGTAAGAAATTACTTGCTCTCAATTAACTTTAATAAAAAACCGCCTGCACCAAAATTGCCTGGTTATGTGATCGAAAATACAAGTAAAAAATATTTAGAAGCATTGAAAATTCTAACAGGAATAACACTAAACTAA
- a CDS encoding DeoR/GlpR family DNA-binding transcription regulator: protein MLKEERKSVILREVNLHNKVLSSDLCELLKVSEDTIRRDLLELEKEKKIIRVHGGALSKSFYLSLHSNSVYSLDGKQEIARKAISFLKNDMVVLSTGGTTIIEFAKIIPEELHATFITVSLPVAIEYTRHESIDVIFIGDKISKSSLISVGAHAVEQIRKIKADLCFVGVNALDIEHGLTDNDWEIVQIKKEIIKSSDKVIAPVITEKLDTHQRFKVCDIEEIDIIITEKDNQDPFFDKYKKIGVNIV, encoded by the coding sequence ATGCTTAAAGAAGAAAGAAAGTCTGTAATACTAAGGGAAGTTAATCTTCACAATAAAGTACTCTCATCAGATCTATGTGAATTATTAAAAGTATCTGAAGATACAATTCGTCGTGACCTCTTAGAACTAGAAAAAGAAAAGAAAATAATAAGGGTGCATGGCGGTGCATTGTCTAAATCTTTTTATTTATCCCTTCACTCTAACAGTGTTTATTCTTTAGATGGCAAACAGGAAATTGCAAGAAAAGCAATTTCCTTTTTGAAAAATGATATGGTTGTTCTTTCAACTGGCGGAACAACAATAATTGAGTTCGCTAAAATAATCCCCGAAGAATTGCATGCTACATTTATAACAGTAAGTTTACCTGTAGCAATAGAATACACTAGGCATGAATCAATAGATGTAATTTTTATAGGTGATAAAATTTCTAAGTCATCTTTAATTTCTGTGGGCGCTCACGCTGTAGAACAAATTAGAAAAATTAAAGCTGATTTGTGTTTCGTTGGCGTGAATGCGTTAGATATTGAACATGGGTTGACAGATAATGACTGGGAGATTGTCCAAATTAAAAAAGAAATTATTAAATCTTCCGATAAAGTAATTGCTCCTGTTATAACTGAAAAACTTGATACACACCAAAGATTTAAAGTATGCGACATAGAGGAAATAGATATTATTATAACCGAAAAAGATAACCAAGATCCATTTTTTGATAAATACAAAAAGATTGGAGTAAATATTGTTTAG
- a CDS encoding FmdB family zinc ribbon protein → MPTYEFKCNKCNEKFSLTLSVDEYLKRKTFQCPKCKGEDVKRVFSSFTAVTSKKS, encoded by the coding sequence ATGCCTACTTATGAATTCAAATGCAACAAGTGCAATGAAAAATTTAGCTTAACATTATCGGTCGATGAGTACTTAAAAAGAAAAACATTCCAGTGTCCAAAATGTAAGGGTGAGGATGTTAAAAGAGTATTCTCAAGCTTTACGGCAGTAACATCAAAGAAAAGTTAA
- a CDS encoding site-specific DNA-methyltransferase gives MSNQNSKIEKYLNKVFLMDIMQLLKELPDKSVDMVFGDPDYNVGIKYGDKSYTKNFDEYIEWYIELAKESLRVLKDTGNMFLINYPKQNAYLRVKYLDSACYEVSDYAWVYNTNVGHTPKRFTTAHRSILHCRKTKNNKFYKDNVAVPYKNPTDKRILQNIANGSKGRMPYDWFYFDLVKNVSKEKTFHACQIPQKLSEMLIKSCTMPKDIVLILFGGSGAEIEICKVLKRQFISAEIDEKYYNMILDRLQNGRIDEKYRLNMKKYELKNIEAQLTLLDGQTEYFIRSNKD, from the coding sequence ATGAGTAATCAAAATAGTAAAATTGAAAAATATTTGAATAAAGTTTTTCTTATGGATATAATGCAGCTTCTCAAAGAATTGCCAGATAAAAGTGTTGATATGGTTTTTGGGGATCCAGACTATAATGTTGGCATCAAATATGGCGATAAATCTTATACAAAAAATTTTGATGAATATATTGAATGGTATATTGAATTAGCCAAGGAATCGCTGAGAGTATTAAAAGATACTGGAAATATGTTTTTAATAAATTATCCAAAACAAAATGCATATTTACGAGTAAAATATTTAGACAGTGCATGTTACGAAGTCTCTGACTATGCTTGGGTATACAACACAAATGTTGGCCACACTCCTAAACGCTTTACAACTGCTCACAGAAGTATATTGCATTGCCGAAAGACAAAGAATAATAAATTTTATAAAGACAATGTAGCTGTCCCTTATAAAAATCCAACAGATAAACGGATATTACAAAATATTGCAAATGGTTCAAAGGGAAGAATGCCTTATGATTGGTTTTATTTTGACTTAGTTAAAAATGTGAGTAAAGAAAAAACATTTCATGCATGCCAGATTCCTCAAAAACTTTCTGAGATGCTTATCAAATCTTGCACAATGCCTAAGGATATAGTTTTAATTCTTTTTGGAGGCAGCGGTGCAGAAATAGAAATTTGTAAAGTTCTTAAAAGACAATTTATTTCAGCAGAGATTGATGAAAAATATTACAACATGATTTTAGATAGATTACAAAATGGAAGGATTGATGAAAAATATAGATTGAACATGAAAAAATATGAACTAAAGAATATTGAAGCTCAACTTACATTACTTGATGGACAGACTGAATATTTTATAAGAAGTAATAAAGATTAA
- a CDS encoding DNA methyltransferase, protein MFIKSPTISFNSSLDAEYYLDGIKNIINRELPNLNPGGFLVIQTHDTRINGYIEPLAKRVVEKICDDKLWLKEIIIVVKENEHDTTQNTSDDLTIKHQYLIVYEKTKDT, encoded by the coding sequence TTGTTTATAAAATCACCTACAATTAGTTTTAATTCTTCTTTAGATGCAGAATATTATCTTGATGGAATAAAAAATATTATAAACCGAGAGTTGCCAAACTTAAATCCAGGTGGATTTTTAGTTATACAAACGCATGATACAAGAATTAATGGATATATTGAACCCCTTGCAAAAAGAGTAGTTGAGAAAATATGTGATGATAAATTGTGGCTAAAAGAAATAATAATAGTTGTAAAAGAGAATGAACATGATACTACTCAAAATACATCAGATGATTTAACAATTAAGCACCAGTATCTAATTGTTTATGAAAAAACAAAGGATACTTAA
- the argF gene encoding ornithine carbamoyltransferase, translated as MAVNMKGKDLISIADLSLEEIYEILDAAKTLKEKLYMGEEHQLLKGKTLGMIFSKPSTRTRISFETGIYQLGGHGMYFNQNDLQLGKSENIHDTAKVLSRYLNGIMIRTFSHQDVVDLAKYATIPVINGLTDLLHPCQVLTDIFTILEKKRKLQGLKLAYFGDGNNVAHSLLNGCSKVGIDITIASPKGYEPKKEIVEYAIETAKYMGSKVKIINDPFEAVKYADIVYTDVWASMGQEKEAEERKKIFQKFQVNLELVKHAKEDYLFMHCLPAHRGEEVVDEVIDSPNSIVFDEAENRLHVQKAIMALVM; from the coding sequence ATGGCAGTTAACATGAAAGGGAAGGATTTAATTTCAATTGCAGATCTTTCCTTAGAAGAAATTTATGAAATACTTGATGCTGCAAAAACATTAAAAGAAAAACTTTATATGGGAGAAGAACATCAGCTCCTAAAAGGAAAAACTCTTGGAATGATTTTTTCTAAGCCATCTACAAGAACAAGAATTTCTTTCGAGACAGGTATTTATCAACTTGGTGGTCATGGAATGTATTTTAATCAAAACGATTTACAGCTTGGCAAAAGTGAAAACATTCACGATACTGCTAAAGTTCTTTCAAGATATTTAAATGGAATAATGATAAGAACATTTTCTCATCAAGATGTAGTTGATTTGGCAAAATATGCTACTATTCCTGTAATTAATGGATTAACAGATTTGTTGCATCCATGTCAGGTATTGACCGATATATTTACTATTTTAGAAAAGAAAAGAAAATTACAGGGGCTAAAGTTAGCTTACTTTGGTGATGGAAATAATGTAGCTCATAGTTTGCTTAATGGCTGTTCAAAAGTTGGAATCGATATTACAATTGCATCACCAAAAGGCTATGAACCAAAAAAAGAAATCGTTGAATATGCTATTGAAACTGCAAAATATATGGGGAGCAAAGTTAAAATTATTAATGACCCGTTTGAAGCAGTAAAGTATGCAGATATTGTTTATACAGATGTATGGGCGAGTATGGGTCAGGAAAAAGAAGCCGAAGAAAGAAAAAAGATATTTCAGAAATTTCAGGTGAACTTGGAATTAGTTAAACATGCAAAAGAAGATTATTTATTTATGCATTGTCTGCCAGCTCATCGAGGAGAAGAAGTAGTTGACGAAGTAATTGATTCACCAAACTCAATTGTATTTGACGAAGCAGAAAATAGATTGCATGTTCAAAAAGCTATTATGGCATTGGTGATGTGA